A window of the Oryza brachyantha chromosome 5, ObraRS2, whole genome shotgun sequence genome harbors these coding sequences:
- the LOC121054523 gene encoding NDR1/HIN1-like protein 1, whose translation MAEHHLPPEPAEHLHHHHQGGKAVHADDLKTGGHRRRYGYYGGGGGDMYGYGADPARTLYFVVLVVVLLAGITALVLYLVYRPSRPAFAVTSVAVYSLSLNGSTAGGGGGADSSPGAAPTALAASFQFTLVIRNPNGRSAARYDRLAAYVAYRGEPITAPVPMPPLVQDADSAVAVAPVLGAGAAAPPVPVSPDTAAALATDVSYGVVALRVVVLGRVRFVSGPFRSGWHSMYARCDLLVGVRKGVQPGGGGGGGAGPEAPLLGNPSCAVDM comes from the coding sequence ATGGCCGAGCACCACCtcccgccggagccggcggagcacctgcaccaccaccaccaaggAGGGAAGGCTGTCCACGCCGACGACCTCAAGACCGGAGGGCATCGCCGCCGGTACGGTtactacggcggcggcggcggcgacatgtACGGCTACGGCGCCGACCCCGCCCGCACGCTCTACTTCGTCGTCctggtcgtcgtcctcctcgccgggaTCACCGCTCTCGTGCTCTACCTCGTCTACCGCCCCTCCCGCCCGGCCTTCGCCGTCACCTCCGTCGCCGTGTACTCGCTCAGCCTCAACGgctccaccgccggcggcggcggtggcgcggactCCTCGCCGGGGGCGGCGCCCACCGCGCTGGCCGCGTCGTTCCAGTTCACCCTCGTCATCCGGAACCCGAACgggcggtcggcggcgcggtACGACCGGCTGGCGGCGTACGTGGCGTACCGCGGGGAGCCCATCACGGCGCCCGTCCCGATGCCGCCGCTGGTGCAGGACGCCGACAGCGCGGTCGCGGTGGCGCCCGTGCTCGGCGCCggggccgccgcgccgcccgtccCGGTCTCCCCCGacaccgccgcggcgctggCCACGGACGTGTCCTACGGCGTGGTGGCGCTCCGGGTGGTGGTGCTCGGCCGCGTCCGGTTCGTGTCCGGGCCGTTCCGGAGCGGGTGGCACTCCATGTACGCGCGCTGcgacctcctcgtcggcgtccgCAAGGGCGTGCagccaggcggcggcggcggcggtggcgccgggccggaggcgccgctgctcggcAACCCTTCCTGCGCCGTCGACATGTGA